In Gemmatimonadaceae bacterium, a single genomic region encodes these proteins:
- a CDS encoding sodium:proton antiporter — protein MAQDTRNPTEAADRHVEHAFIILFSLASIVAIAVTRTRVPYTVALVVVGLVVGSFHVIDPPHLTKTLLFSLFLPGLVFEAAYNLHVSQLRRSWRAVTLLAGPGIVLAIALAGLLIAWVLQVSGLRGDFTWKDGLVFAALVSATDPISVVSLFRKIGVDPRLTTLVEAESLFNDGTAIVALTLILAYVSGASSGVAELTGRFVLVVCGGAVIGVAIGLFVERVTQRINEPMVEITLTVIAAYGSFVVAEDLHASGVIATVVAGLVLGTARHTAFAEATRIAADAFWQYVAFALNSVVFLLIGFEVHPAALLASLWPITVGFVAVVLTRAVVVAAVAGVLRGSSERMSAAWGALIAWGGLRGALAMVLALALPPDFANRALLVDMTFGVVILSLLIQGLTIPLVTGTLLRHPATHLAAD, from the coding sequence GTGGCGCAGGACACACGCAATCCGACCGAAGCGGCCGACCGTCACGTGGAACACGCGTTCATCATCCTTTTTTCGCTCGCGAGCATCGTCGCCATCGCCGTGACGCGGACGCGCGTCCCCTACACGGTGGCTCTCGTCGTCGTGGGCCTCGTCGTGGGATCGTTTCACGTCATCGATCCTCCGCATCTCACGAAGACGCTCTTGTTCTCGCTATTTCTCCCCGGGCTCGTTTTCGAGGCGGCGTACAACCTGCACGTGTCCCAGCTTCGCCGCAGCTGGCGGGCCGTGACTCTCCTGGCCGGTCCGGGCATCGTGCTGGCAATCGCACTGGCAGGTCTCCTCATCGCCTGGGTCCTTCAGGTCAGTGGCCTGCGGGGCGATTTCACCTGGAAGGATGGCCTCGTCTTTGCCGCGCTCGTTTCGGCGACAGATCCCATTTCGGTCGTCAGTCTTTTTCGCAAGATCGGTGTCGATCCGCGGCTGACGACTCTGGTCGAGGCGGAGAGTCTGTTCAACGATGGCACGGCGATCGTTGCCCTGACCCTCATTCTCGCATACGTCTCCGGAGCCTCCTCGGGCGTAGCGGAGCTCACGGGACGCTTCGTTCTCGTCGTTTGCGGCGGTGCAGTGATCGGCGTCGCGATTGGCCTCTTCGTTGAACGCGTGACCCAGCGCATCAACGAGCCGATGGTTGAGATTACGCTGACGGTGATCGCGGCGTATGGCTCGTTCGTCGTCGCCGAGGATCTTCACGCATCGGGCGTCATCGCGACCGTCGTCGCCGGATTGGTCCTGGGCACGGCACGGCACACGGCCTTTGCCGAGGCTACGCGTATCGCCGCTGACGCCTTCTGGCAATACGTGGCATTCGCCCTCAATTCGGTGGTGTTCCTGCTGATCGGCTTCGAGGTGCACCCCGCCGCGCTTTTGGCGTCGCTGTGGCCGATCACCGTTGGTTTTGTCGCCGTCGTGCTCACGCGGGCGGTGGTCGTAGCCGCCGTGGCCGGAGTTCTTCGCGGCTCGAGTGAGCGCATGTCCGCGGCATGGGGCGCGCTCATCGCCTGGGGCGGATTGCGCGGCGCGCTCGCCATGGTCCTGGCTCTCGCGCTGCCGCCCGACTTTGCCAATCGCGCGCTCCTCGTGGACATGACGTTCGGTGTGGTCATCCTCTCACTCCTGATACAAGGCCTGACCATTCCGCTCGTGACCGGGACACTACTGCGTCACCCGGCTACTCACCTCGCCGCGGATTGA
- a CDS encoding GNAT family N-acetyltransferase has product MPQTASAFVVRAAQSTDSVRMLDIWERSVRATHHFLTENDVRALAPLVAAELESDAFGWWVLEAADTVVGFLGVAGNAVEALFLDPAHLRHGGGRVLVEHAQRLAHVPLRVDVNEQNAAARRFYEALGFVVVARSPTDSAGRAFPILHMNRTR; this is encoded by the coding sequence ATGCCGCAAACTGCATCCGCCTTCGTCGTGCGAGCCGCGCAATCGACGGACAGCGTGCGAATGCTCGACATCTGGGAGCGTTCGGTCCGCGCGACGCACCATTTTCTTACGGAGAACGACGTGCGTGCCCTCGCGCCACTGGTGGCGGCAGAGCTCGAAAGTGACGCGTTTGGCTGGTGGGTCCTCGAGGCCGCCGACACGGTGGTCGGATTCCTTGGAGTTGCGGGCAACGCGGTCGAGGCCCTTTTCCTGGATCCTGCACATCTGCGGCACGGAGGCGGGCGGGTGTTGGTCGAGCATGCACAACGTCTCGCACACGTTCCGCTGAGGGTCGACGTCAACGAGCAAAACGCCGCGGCACGACGCTTCTATGAAGCACTTGGCTTTGTCGTCGTTGCCCGATCGCCGACGGACTCCGCCGGCCGAGCCTTTCCAATCCTGCACATGAATCGCACTCGATGA
- a CDS encoding DoxX family protein, whose translation MISPFDRRRWTLLPLRLAAGAGFLIHGLAKYQRGPEKFAKLLQFVGTPFPLPTAWMVTLLEIGGGLALITGAFVSLVALPLIVAMVVATFTVNGRYGFSAVNTIGLTLKGPLFGPPGYEINLVYIAALIALALSGPTALSVDDWWSRRR comes from the coding sequence ATGATTTCGCCGTTCGACCGCCGCCGGTGGACCCTCCTTCCGCTCCGACTGGCCGCCGGCGCCGGGTTTCTCATCCACGGGCTGGCAAAGTACCAACGCGGCCCGGAGAAGTTTGCAAAACTCCTACAGTTCGTCGGAACGCCGTTTCCGCTGCCTACGGCGTGGATGGTGACGTTGCTCGAGATCGGCGGCGGCCTGGCGCTGATCACCGGAGCGTTCGTGTCGCTCGTCGCGTTGCCGCTCATCGTCGCGATGGTCGTGGCGACGTTCACGGTCAACGGCCGCTACGGCTTCAGCGCGGTGAACACGATCGGGCTCACGCTCAAAGGCCCCCTGTTTGGGCCACCCGGCTACGAGATCAACCTGGTGTACATCGCCGCGTTGATCGCGCTCGCGCTCAGTGGTCCGACCGCGCTTTCGGTCGACGACTGGTGGAGTCGGCGGCGATGA
- a CDS encoding VOC family protein, with product MSGVWTLRVARPTNQLEEIAEMYRFGLGLTTLARFVDHEGFSGVILGDAGHPYHFEFTTRPEHGVAAAPDPDDLLVFYVPSESEWEAGCARMIDAGFRQVPSLNPYWDVAGRTFADLDGYRVVLQRGIWAA from the coding sequence ATGAGCGGCGTCTGGACGTTACGGGTCGCTCGGCCGACGAATCAGCTCGAGGAAATCGCCGAGATGTATCGCTTTGGCCTCGGCCTCACGACGCTGGCGCGCTTCGTCGATCACGAAGGATTCAGCGGAGTCATTCTAGGAGACGCGGGCCATCCGTATCACTTCGAGTTCACCACGCGCCCCGAACACGGCGTCGCGGCGGCGCCCGATCCGGACGACTTGCTCGTCTTCTACGTCCCGAGCGAGTCGGAATGGGAGGCGGGTTGCGCCCGGATGATCGACGCCGGGTTTCGACAGGTGCCCTCGTTGAACCCGTACTGGGACGTCGCCGGTCGCACCTTCGCCGATCTCGACGGCTATCGCGTCGTTCTTCAGCGGGGGATTTGGGCCGCGTAG
- a CDS encoding DUF417 family protein, whose protein sequence is MSSSHSLVSSVADRAALARRLRSVGSFVLRYSLVLFLLFFGALKWTAAEAKGIEPMVSHSPFLFWLYPTFGVRGGSEAIGGVELIIALLIVLRRWWPRASAIGSTAAIGMFFVTLSFLVTTPHVGESAGFLLKDLTLLGAAMWTAGEAFDAAQARVGGRPF, encoded by the coding sequence ATGTCTTCCAGCCATTCTCTGGTTTCCTCGGTCGCGGACCGCGCCGCTCTGGCGCGTCGGCTCCGGTCGGTCGGGAGTTTTGTGCTCCGGTATTCGCTCGTGCTTTTCCTTCTGTTCTTCGGCGCGCTCAAGTGGACGGCGGCAGAGGCGAAGGGCATCGAACCGATGGTCAGCCACAGTCCATTTCTTTTCTGGCTCTACCCAACCTTCGGCGTTCGGGGTGGTTCCGAGGCGATTGGAGGCGTCGAGCTGATCATCGCGCTGCTGATCGTCTTGAGACGATGGTGGCCTCGCGCTTCGGCTATCGGGAGCACGGCCGCAATTGGAATGTTCTTCGTCACGCTGAGCTTCCTCGTTACGACGCCCCATGTCGGCGAGAGCGCGGGGTTTCTGCTCAAGGATCTCACGCTACTCGGCGCGGCGATGTGGACGGCCGGCGAGGCGTTCGACGCTGCTCAGGCGCGCGTCGGCGGGCGACCGTTCTAG
- a CDS encoding beta-propeller fold lactonase family protein produces the protein MRSSLLATLAALSLAACSEAPTGPRSAAPTAPAFEANHGDGASGAVFTQTNAAAGNAVVAFARAGDGSLTYAGTFGTGGNGIGGTTDPLASQYSLILDGEDAKLLFVVNAGSGTISTFRVVGANLTLLGTTSSRGTLPVSLAVARNTLYVLNAGSNNVAGFDIGEDGTLTPDAAASAPLSAGASGGAAVRASRDGQLLVVTEKNSRTIDVYQIGARGALGQPVSSPSSGISPFGFDFVDGDQIAVSEAGSAAASLYDVGSNDALNVESASVSTNGQAAPCWLIATTNGRFAFTANAGSGTISGYGIANGSLQLLVPSGVSGSTGAGSSPLDLDLSRGDHFLYVLESGAGRIGAFAVSGNGGLAPLAGIGGLAASQGLQGLAAY, from the coding sequence ATGCGCAGCTCACTTCTTGCGACCCTTGCCGCGCTGAGTCTGGCGGCGTGCAGCGAAGCACCGACCGGCCCGCGCTCGGCCGCGCCGACCGCCCCCGCGTTCGAGGCCAATCACGGCGACGGCGCGTCGGGCGCCGTGTTCACGCAGACCAACGCCGCCGCCGGTAATGCGGTCGTCGCATTTGCCCGCGCCGGAGACGGCTCGCTCACCTACGCCGGGACGTTCGGCACCGGCGGCAACGGGATCGGCGGCACGACCGATCCGCTCGCGTCGCAGTACTCGCTCATCCTCGACGGCGAGGACGCCAAGCTGTTGTTCGTCGTCAATGCTGGCAGCGGCACGATCTCGACGTTCCGCGTCGTCGGCGCGAACCTGACGCTTCTTGGCACAACGAGCTCGCGCGGCACGCTGCCTGTCAGTCTCGCCGTCGCGCGCAACACGCTGTACGTGCTGAACGCCGGGTCGAACAACGTTGCCGGCTTCGATATCGGTGAGGATGGCACGCTCACGCCAGACGCCGCCGCGTCGGCACCGCTCAGCGCGGGAGCCTCCGGCGGAGCCGCGGTTCGCGCGAGCCGTGACGGTCAGTTGCTCGTCGTCACGGAGAAGAACAGCCGCACGATCGACGTCTACCAAATCGGGGCGCGGGGTGCGTTGGGGCAGCCGGTCAGCAGTCCATCGAGCGGGATCTCGCCCTTCGGCTTTGACTTCGTCGACGGCGACCAGATCGCCGTCTCGGAGGCCGGCAGCGCGGCCGCGTCTCTGTACGATGTCGGCTCAAACGATGCCTTGAATGTCGAGAGCGCGTCGGTTTCGACCAATGGCCAAGCCGCGCCATGCTGGCTCATCGCGACGACGAACGGCCGGTTCGCGTTCACCGCGAACGCAGGAAGCGGCACGATCTCCGGCTATGGCATCGCGAACGGTTCGCTGCAACTCCTCGTGCCGAGCGGTGTGAGTGGCAGTACCGGTGCCGGTTCGTCGCCGCTCGATCTCGATCTGAGCCGCGGCGACCACTTCCTGTATGTGCTCGAGAGCGGTGCCGGTCGCATCGGAGCGTTTGCCGTGTCGGGGAATGGGGGCCTCGCGCCACTGGCCGGCATCGGCGGTCTCGCGGCATCGCAGGGGCTTCAGGGACTAGCGGCGTACTAG
- a CDS encoding RNA polymerase sigma factor — translation MSDVAVAATSPTFESLLYPLLDSAFGVAIRLTGERADAEDLVQEAVLHALRGFGGFTLGTSFKAWFFRILQNAFLTRRRTSRADKQVHLDSAPELTLMESTDGGRRSFGRDPSVLAEFDSDEVAAALRRLPDEHRVVASMYFVDELSYQEIADALGIPVGTVRSRLHRARKTLQSRLFRLAQDHGVIAA, via the coding sequence ATGTCGGACGTCGCCGTCGCCGCAACATCGCCAACATTCGAATCGTTGCTGTATCCACTGCTCGACTCGGCCTTCGGCGTCGCGATCCGCCTCACGGGCGAGCGCGCCGACGCGGAGGACCTCGTTCAGGAAGCCGTATTGCACGCGCTTCGTGGGTTCGGCGGATTCACGCTTGGTACCAGCTTCAAAGCCTGGTTCTTTCGGATTCTCCAGAACGCGTTTCTGACTCGGCGCCGCACATCGCGGGCGGACAAGCAAGTGCACCTCGACAGCGCGCCGGAGTTGACGCTCATGGAGAGCACCGACGGCGGCCGCCGATCGTTCGGCCGGGATCCTTCTGTACTCGCCGAGTTCGATTCGGACGAGGTGGCGGCGGCGCTCCGGCGCTTGCCCGACGAGCACCGCGTCGTCGCGAGCATGTACTTCGTGGACGAGTTGTCGTATCAGGAAATCGCGGATGCGCTCGGAATCCCGGTGGGCACCGTACGGTCACGGCTTCATCGCGCTCGAAAGACGCTGCAATCACGCTTGTTCCGGCTGGCCCAAGACCATGGCGTCATCGCCGCGTGA
- a CDS encoding LytTR family DNA-binding domain-containing protein — MSMAIRALIVDDESIARKGLRTLLRDDEDITIVGEAPNGRHAVTAIRELHPSLVFLDVQMPELDGFGVIDEVGVDAMPATIFVTAYDQYALAAFEVHAVGYLLKPFDRDRFARTLDHAKKRLALPAEQGLGPEAMKMLDALRAQRRYTDRLLVNTDGRIIIVKTADIRWIEAADNYVRLHVGTGSGHLLHESMRALEERLDPARFVRVHRSAIVNVDSIKEIQPWYAGALIVILQGGERLTVSRSFRNRVLAIDRPPE, encoded by the coding sequence ATGTCCATGGCAATTCGCGCCCTCATCGTGGACGATGAGTCGATCGCCCGCAAAGGCCTCCGTACGCTGCTGCGCGACGACGAGGACATAACGATCGTGGGCGAGGCGCCGAACGGCCGGCACGCCGTGACGGCAATCCGGGAGTTACATCCGTCGCTCGTGTTTCTCGATGTGCAGATGCCGGAGCTCGACGGCTTCGGCGTCATCGATGAAGTCGGCGTCGACGCGATGCCGGCCACGATCTTCGTGACGGCGTACGACCAGTACGCGCTCGCTGCGTTCGAGGTTCACGCCGTCGGCTATTTGCTCAAGCCGTTCGATCGCGACCGCTTTGCGCGCACGCTCGATCATGCGAAAAAGCGACTTGCGCTGCCCGCCGAGCAGGGACTCGGCCCCGAGGCGATGAAGATGCTCGACGCGCTTCGCGCACAGCGACGCTATACCGATCGTCTGCTGGTGAACACGGATGGCCGCATCATCATCGTCAAGACGGCGGACATCCGGTGGATTGAGGCGGCCGACAACTATGTGCGCCTGCACGTCGGCACCGGGTCCGGACATCTGTTGCACGAGAGCATGCGCGCCCTCGAGGAACGGCTTGATCCCGCGCGCTTCGTGCGTGTCCACCGCTCCGCGATCGTGAACGTCGATTCGATAAAGGAGATCCAGCCTTGGTACGCCGGCGCCTTGATCGTCATCCTGCAGGGCGGCGAGCGCCTCACCGTGAGCCGCTCGTTTCGCAACCGAGTGCTCGCGATCGACCGCCCTCCCGAGTGA
- a CDS encoding histidine kinase, which translates to MAFPPPIPDASPSTPALPKTRLAVFTRWAWYAALWTTIAALFTGLSALVYALMSGYGHGRPGGYPIAEWAANFATMLADWYLWALFAPLVLWLGARISFTGRGWLRVIVPHLVLGVAIAFAKVTVRYWIGRAIPMLAVEWPGILDTLPLNALVYWSILGAGYALDYYRRFRDRELKAAHLESQLARAQLDVLRMQLHPHFLFNTLHTVSVLVREGDNDAADRVIARLSELLRLSIDLEATNEVPLSRELEILSSYLDIQQTRFQERLRVSIDVDAAARDGLVPTLILQPLVENSIRHGIGHRETGGRVDIVGRRVGDRLDMTIRDDGPGMTTSASNGSGGGVGLANTRARLEQLYGGDHRFECRNDTAGGFTVVVSVPWRPSGLGLP; encoded by the coding sequence ATGGCCTTCCCTCCACCGATTCCAGACGCGTCCCCTTCGACGCCCGCGTTGCCGAAAACGCGGCTTGCGGTGTTCACGCGCTGGGCGTGGTATGCCGCATTGTGGACGACCATCGCCGCCCTCTTCACGGGCCTCTCGGCGCTCGTGTACGCGCTGATGAGCGGCTACGGTCACGGCCGCCCTGGGGGATATCCGATCGCGGAATGGGCCGCGAATTTCGCGACGATGTTGGCCGACTGGTATTTGTGGGCCCTGTTCGCGCCGTTGGTGCTCTGGTTGGGCGCTCGCATCTCCTTCACTGGGCGCGGATGGCTCCGCGTGATCGTCCCGCATCTGGTGCTCGGCGTGGCGATCGCGTTCGCCAAGGTGACGGTCCGCTATTGGATTGGACGCGCCATCCCGATGCTGGCGGTCGAGTGGCCGGGCATTCTCGACACTCTACCGCTGAACGCCCTGGTCTACTGGTCGATCCTCGGCGCCGGGTACGCGCTCGACTACTACCGCCGTTTTCGGGACAGAGAGCTCAAAGCGGCCCATCTCGAGTCGCAATTGGCCCGAGCGCAGTTGGACGTGCTCCGCATGCAGCTCCATCCCCACTTTCTGTTCAACACGCTGCATACGGTCTCGGTTCTCGTGCGCGAGGGTGATAACGATGCCGCCGACCGGGTCATCGCGCGACTGAGCGAGCTGCTCCGCCTCTCGATCGACCTGGAAGCGACGAACGAGGTGCCGCTCTCGCGGGAGCTCGAGATTCTTTCGTCGTACCTCGACATTCAGCAGACGCGATTCCAGGAGCGATTGCGCGTCTCGATCGACGTCGATGCCGCCGCGCGCGATGGACTCGTGCCGACGCTGATCCTGCAGCCGTTGGTCGAGAACTCGATCCGGCACGGCATCGGACATCGAGAGACGGGCGGCCGTGTCGACATCGTCGGGCGGCGCGTCGGCGATCGCCTCGACATGACGATTCGCGACGACGGCCCGGGAATGACGACGAGCGCGTCGAATGGCTCGGGGGGCGGCGTGGGATTGGCGAATACGCGTGCCCGGCTCGAGCAGCTCTATGGAGGCGACCATCGGTTCGAGTGCCGCAACGACACAGCCGGCGGCTTCACCGTCGTCGTGAGCGTGCCGTGGCGGCCGTCGGGGCTCGGGCTTCCATGA
- a CDS encoding DUF1028 domain-containing protein: MRRLLPFLSLCLTVLLPSRALATWSVIAVDLSTGRVVIASATCVNNNDMFLMGVQAVVVPGKGVAACQANVDGTHANQMLVFEELEKGTPPEKIIELLSQDPAFQGRQFGILDLRGRAAGHSGLTNGYVSQDIHGRVPGTQIYYSIQGNILRPGEVVPHAVKAFLETDGAITDRVMAAMEAADQSGGDSRCACPPPTDGSTQAVPCTSKTAHVAYILMAESKDQIGQPVADNATWAHNNGKYSMYLTVSQPDFPGPNAIHAGEDLNPVKTLRMRYDAWRKLQPASFK; this comes from the coding sequence ATGCGACGACTTCTTCCCTTCCTCTCGCTTTGCCTCACCGTCCTACTTCCGTCGCGCGCCCTCGCGACGTGGTCGGTGATCGCGGTGGATCTGAGCACCGGCCGCGTGGTGATTGCCTCGGCAACCTGCGTCAACAACAACGACATGTTTTTGATGGGTGTGCAGGCCGTCGTCGTACCGGGCAAAGGTGTCGCCGCGTGCCAGGCCAACGTGGACGGGACGCACGCCAATCAGATGCTGGTCTTCGAGGAGCTCGAGAAAGGAACGCCGCCAGAGAAGATCATAGAACTTCTGTCACAGGACCCCGCGTTTCAGGGGCGGCAGTTCGGCATTCTGGATCTGCGGGGGCGCGCCGCCGGCCACTCGGGGCTTACGAACGGCTATGTCTCGCAGGACATACATGGGCGGGTGCCGGGGACCCAGATCTATTACTCGATTCAGGGAAACATCCTGCGTCCGGGCGAAGTCGTTCCGCATGCCGTGAAAGCGTTCCTCGAGACCGACGGTGCGATCACGGATCGCGTGATGGCGGCGATGGAAGCCGCGGACCAATCCGGCGGCGACAGCCGGTGCGCCTGCCCGCCACCGACCGACGGCTCGACGCAAGCCGTGCCGTGTACCTCGAAGACGGCGCACGTCGCCTACATCCTCATGGCCGAATCGAAGGATCAGATCGGGCAGCCGGTGGCCGACAACGCGACGTGGGCGCACAACAACGGCAAGTACTCGATGTATCTCACCGTTTCGCAGCCTGATTTTCCAGGTCCAAACGCCATCCACGCGGGCGAAGATTTGAATCCGGTGAAGACACTGCGCATGCGCTACGACGCGTGGCGCAAGCTGCAACCCGCCTCGTTCAAGTAG
- a CDS encoding YbhB/YbcL family Raf kinase inhibitor-like protein, whose protein sequence is MTLTTTAWTDGGAIPAKYGQPGHEVSPPLAWTGAPDSTTSFVLIAHDPNSATGNGTDDVLHWLVWNIPGTARALPEGFPQGPEQPDGTRQISVTGPYYRAPAAPANGPPHHFVYELFALDTVVAVLPTAAPPAATRAAVTAAMGGHVRAKAVLVGLYKRPQ, encoded by the coding sequence ATGACGCTCACCACGACGGCGTGGACCGACGGTGGGGCGATCCCCGCGAAGTACGGGCAACCCGGTCACGAAGTCTCGCCGCCTCTCGCATGGACGGGCGCTCCCGACAGCACAACGAGCTTCGTTCTCATCGCGCACGATCCGAATTCGGCGACCGGCAACGGCACCGACGACGTGCTGCATTGGCTCGTCTGGAACATTCCCGGGACCGCGCGCGCACTGCCCGAAGGTTTTCCTCAAGGTCCCGAGCAGCCCGACGGCACGCGGCAGATCAGCGTGACTGGGCCGTACTACCGAGCTCCCGCGGCACCGGCGAACGGCCCACCGCATCATTTCGTGTATGAGTTGTTCGCGCTCGACACAGTGGTCGCGGTGCTGCCCACCGCTGCACCGCCGGCGGCGACGCGGGCGGCGGTAACGGCCGCGATGGGCGGACATGTGAGAGCGAAGGCCGTTCTCGTCGGATTGTACAAGCGCCCGCAGTAG
- a CDS encoding ATP-binding cassette domain-containing protein has translation MSIAVDVKELSKSFRTREARGPGVRARVADVVAPRSRAVRAVDRISFRIASGERVAFIGPNGAGKSTTLKMLAGILLPTSGHVTVAGLVPWRDRYQLGFAIGTVFGQRSQLWYQLAPRDTIELLARVYEIPRAVWRSRLDTLVDAFELAPLLDRPVRQLSLGERMRCEVAASLLHAPGVLFLDEPTIGLDVTAKATIRELLHRRSTEDGTTLLLTSHDTGDIEQVCDRVIIIHGGRILLDASVGELKRRYLRSRRVTLVTASEHVELPAAIGARVVSAVPHRTTVEIDAGDTAVGALVDAVLRQTTLRDLVIDDPPMDEVIRSIYRSADDEGEAA, from the coding sequence ATGTCCATCGCCGTCGATGTCAAAGAGCTGAGCAAGTCGTTCCGCACTCGGGAAGCCCGAGGGCCGGGGGTTCGAGCGCGCGTCGCGGACGTCGTCGCGCCGCGCTCGCGCGCGGTTCGCGCCGTCGATCGAATCTCGTTCCGCATCGCGTCGGGCGAGCGCGTCGCGTTCATCGGGCCGAATGGCGCGGGGAAATCCACGACGCTCAAGATGCTCGCCGGCATTCTCTTGCCGACGAGCGGGCACGTGACCGTCGCCGGGTTGGTCCCGTGGCGTGACCGCTACCAGCTCGGCTTCGCGATCGGCACGGTGTTCGGCCAACGCTCGCAGCTCTGGTATCAGCTCGCGCCGCGCGACACCATCGAGCTGCTCGCGCGCGTCTACGAGATTCCGCGCGCGGTGTGGCGCTCGCGTTTGGACACGCTCGTCGACGCGTTCGAGCTGGCTCCGCTGCTCGATCGGCCGGTGCGACAGCTGTCGCTCGGGGAGCGCATGCGCTGCGAGGTGGCGGCGAGTCTGCTGCACGCACCGGGCGTCTTGTTCCTCGACGAGCCCACCATCGGGCTCGACGTGACCGCGAAGGCGACGATCCGCGAGCTGCTGCACCGGCGCTCCACCGAGGACGGCACGACGTTGCTGTTGACGTCGCACGACACGGGCGACATCGAACAGGTGTGCGATCGCGTGATCATCATTCACGGCGGCCGCATTCTCCTCGATGCCAGCGTCGGCGAGCTCAAACGCCGATACCTGCGCTCGCGCCGCGTCACGCTCGTCACGGCGTCGGAGCACGTCGAGCTGCCGGCGGCGATTGGCGCGCGCGTCGTGTCGGCGGTTCCTCACCGCACGACCGTCGAGATCGACGCCGGCGACACGGCGGTCGGTGCCCTCGTGGACGCGGTGCTCCGCCAGACGACACTGCGCGATTTGGTGATCGATGATCCGCCGATGGACGAGGTCATTCGCTCCATCTACCGAAGCGCCGACGACGAAGGAGAGGCCGCGTGA
- a CDS encoding ABC-2 family transporter protein, translating to MSKYLAFAKLGLREARAEPGELLGRVLFFVLILGVFSSIWRAVAESTATMGQPTGQRGEMLWYLALTEWVLMSAPLVQFQIEDDIRRGDVAYQITRPASWLGARLAHGLGALAVRAPVMLGVACVTAWSMAGPPTRLGGLGVAIAVGLVAAAVVTLFHVAIGVAAFWLGDIAPAYWIWQKLLFVLGGLLLPLRFYPALFVRLARLTPFPALLAGPASLATNEPLMPAGVLLVTLVFWALLGWIITRAAFNRAVRRLNVNGG from the coding sequence GTGAGCAAGTATCTAGCATTCGCGAAACTGGGATTGCGGGAGGCGCGTGCCGAGCCGGGTGAGTTGCTCGGGCGCGTCCTCTTCTTCGTGCTCATCCTGGGCGTCTTTTCCTCGATCTGGCGCGCAGTCGCAGAGTCGACCGCGACGATGGGACAACCGACGGGCCAACGCGGGGAGATGCTCTGGTATCTCGCCCTGACCGAGTGGGTTCTCATGAGCGCTCCACTCGTGCAATTCCAGATCGAGGACGACATCCGTCGCGGAGACGTGGCGTATCAGATCACGCGTCCAGCCTCCTGGCTCGGAGCGCGCTTGGCGCACGGGCTGGGCGCGCTGGCGGTCCGCGCGCCTGTGATGCTCGGCGTCGCGTGCGTGACTGCATGGAGTATGGCGGGACCGCCCACGCGGCTCGGGGGGCTCGGTGTTGCCATCGCGGTCGGTCTCGTCGCGGCAGCGGTCGTGACCCTCTTTCACGTGGCGATCGGCGTCGCTGCGTTCTGGCTCGGCGACATCGCGCCCGCGTACTGGATTTGGCAAAAGCTGCTGTTCGTGTTGGGCGGGCTGCTGCTTCCGCTCCGGTTCTATCCGGCGCTCTTCGTGCGCCTCGCACGGCTGACGCCCTTTCCCGCGCTCCTGGCGGGACCCGCGTCGCTCGCGACGAACGAGCCGCTGATGCCGGCCGGAGTGTTGTTGGTGACGCTGGTGTTCTGGGCTCTGCTGGGTTGGATCATCACGCGCGCGGCGTTCAACCGCGCTGTGCGGCGACTCAACGTAAACGGAGGCTGA